The Leishmania major strain Friedlin complete genome, chromosome 23 nucleotide sequence AGGATGGGGGGAAGGGCTGTGGGGCTGCCCCACAGAGTGGGCACTGGTCCCTGATGCCGCACCAAGGTGGCCGGCAGCATCAGGCGGAAACGAAAAAGTGGTACGAAAAGAATGAAGAGAGGCACAGAGAGGTGCACACTCAAGTGCAGACACCCGCGCATGCATccgtacgcacacacgagtgCGTGCGGGCATGCTTGCGCTGGTGCAGGCCTCTGCCGTCCCCCCGGAAGCcggaaaagagaagcgacAGCGGGTGAGCAGTGGCAAATCGAAAACAGCGACGACAACACGCTCCCCgagtgcacacacacgcgcgggggggggggggctttcGGGCCTTCCTCTCCGACCCACTCGGCCCCTTCGCGTGCTTCACCCGTTTCACGTAGCGCGACCACGGATTGGGGCTGCAGCGAGAAGAGCGGAAGGCacaaggagggggagggcggagggggacGGCGGAGTTGTCTAGCGGGCGATGGGATCTCCCCACAGCGTGTGCACCGgaggggcgggcgggcggaCCAGACGCGCAAACAGAAAGAAGACGCAAATCGTTCGGTGcgcgacaccgccgacgAGGTCGAGCGCCACACAGGCGCAAGCCTTCGCGCGCAGAGCAGAAGGGTTCAGTGCCTCACCGTCGCCTTCAGCTTCCACATGGTACCGCCCACCATGTCCGCAGTCCCGTTGACCGAGAAGACGCGCAACGCTCGGTCGCCCTCGTCCGGGAAGACGCGGGAAGAGAAGGTGGCCTCGCCGTTGTTCACGAACACCTCAATCGACGAGCGGTCAATGAAcacgtgcagctgcagaagcaAACCAATCGGCAGCTCGCAGGAGCGATACCCACTCAGCATGTGTTGCGGGTAGTGGCGGTTCAGCACCAGCCGTTTCGACTGCGCGTCCACGTACAGCTCCGCCCCTGAGCCGAGCCACAGCCCGTACTTCTCCGCCGTGCTCGTCTCCATGTTGAAGGCAATATCGAGCTCGTAGGCAGTGCAACTCTCCACAAGAAGCACGTCGGTGCTCTCCTGAATTCGCTGAGCGAGAATGGTGGCCTGCGCacaccgcagctgcagcagctcctttGGCGGCACCATGCGAACACTGCCCGTGAATGGATCTAAAATCAGCtcccgcggcagcgtcaggcagccgctccagccGTGCCCGCGCGTTGGCATGGGGCTCTCCCACATGTCCATCCAGCCTATGATGAGCCGCCGCCCATCCTTGGTGAGCAGTGTCTGCGGTGCGTAGAAGTCATGGCCGCGATCGATCTCGCGGAAGCGCTGCGTCACGTCGAACGAGGCCAACCAGCGGGGTCCGCCAATGGCGTGACTACCGCTAGCGGTGCCCTTCGGCGAACCTGCTTCCCGCTCTGATaacgccgccgtcaccaaTGACATGTTCCACGAGCCGAGCAGGTAGCCGCTCTGGAAGCGATTGCGGTAGGCGTAGTCGGCCTTCCGCATCCCCTGCGGCGAGTACAGGAAGACGTTCATCTGACCTAACCGAAACATGTCGGGGCACTCCCACATGAATACGTTCTTGTCCTCCGTCATCCCCAGCACCTGCCAGTTCGTGTCGTCCCACTTAAGCAGGTCTTCTGTggtgaagagcagcagctggccaaGGTCCTTCGTCACGTCACGGGCACCACACACCATCCACCACCGCCCATCCTGCTGCCACACCTTCGGGTCACGGAAGTGCACGTACCCCGGTGGCGGgcgcacgacggcgccgagctTCTCAAAGTtcacgccgtcgctgctgacggcgacgcactgctgctggtaAAACGATGCCCCGTCGCCCATGGTGCCGTTTCCGCTGCCTTTCTCACTCTCAGTGCGCCACGTGTGCCCGGTATAGAAGATGTATAGCTTATTGTTGTAGCTCACCGATGACCCGGAGAAGCAGCCATCATGGTCAAACAGCTCCCCTGGAGCAAGGGCGATGGGCTGGTGCTGCCAGTGCACAAGATCCTCGCTCGTCATGTGGCCCCAGTGCATTGGACCCCAGTTCTCACTGAAGGGGTTGTACTGGTAGAAAACATGATAGAAACCGTTGTGGTAGCAAAGGCCGCCTGGCACTCCCATCCACCCGGCCAAGGAGGCCATATGGTAGTCCGGGTACCACATCTTGTTCAGCAAACTCCATGCCTTCACGGCCGTGTGATCGGCTACCTTCAGCCGCTCCTCGTGCGACGCCTCCTGCTTTAGGTtcgcgatgccgctgctagtggcggtggccgtcgccacagctgaagcagcttgcatgagagagggagatggggAGTCGATAAGAGAATGGGGGCACACCCTGGTGGCTGCGTCGTCCGCTGGGACGCGTTCCGACGCTCGCATGCGTCTCCTCGAAATGTCACGTCAGCACTCACGCACggcgagaaagaggagaTGCGAAAGTGGAAAGCACCACGAGAGAAGGACAGCGGCGAGGTGGAAGGGGAACGTACGATCACGTGGATTGGGCAACTCAGCCTTAAACAGCACACCGGTTTCTTCAGTTCTTCGAgctcctttccttctctaTGTATGTCGTTCGCATACCTTTGCGTCCCCCCCCTCAGCCTTCGTgtctcgtcgtcgtcgtgtaTGCCAGTGTGCTGCTGTTCCGGGGGAGCGAGGAAAAGAAGGCAGAAACGAAGGAGAAGGAATGAATATGGatgaggggtggggtggggcgaCGATGTCGCTCGCTGTGACGTGAGCGCAAGCGTACAACAACACAACGAAGGAAGAAGACGCAGCACGCAAAACAAGATAACACACGGAAGAATCCCGTGAGAACGACGAGAAACGAAACGgaacaagaagaagaggcgcAAGACAACGTCAAGCGTACAGAGCCGTGTCACGCGGCACTTGCGACACAGCAGAGGATTCGCAACGACAGAAATCAAGAAAAAGGTTGGAGATACCCAGGGCACAGGACCTCAATCTCGAGGAATGGAAGGGTGGTGCAGGGGAAAAGAAGCGACGAGAGCACGAGGGATATGGCCACAAGACGCgcacgaaaagagaagcacGAACCAGGGCaggggggtgaggggagagaggaaaaggtCTGGATGCAAGCACTCACCAACACCAACACCcacacccatacacacacatatacatagATACAGATGCACACTTACAAACAGCGCAACAAGCAACCCCAGGAAGTGGAGGGGCAaccgaaaacgaaaaaaaaaaatcggCCTCCGCTGTTCGTGGTGCGGCCACCGTaaacagcgagagagagagggagagggaggggaagggggaagggggaaggaagaCGCTCGTTGCACTGGGAATGTGCCACTTTTTCTGTGCTTGTTTGCGCTTTGTGATTGACCTTCGTTCTCTCTATgatttgtgtgtgttgtgtgtgtgtgtgtgtgttctcctgcgtgtgtgctctgcGGTGATGGCAGCAGTCGCTCGGAGAtcgtggggggggggggggcgatcGGATGCGGTTTCGTTTGGCCACGTTactttttttccttttggCTCGCTCTTTTCTGGTCGAGCGTCCTggcagagaagaagagcaccgccccgccccgccccgccccaTCACCCCCACAAGACACCAACGATGATGATGAGAGCGGGAGAAGATGCAGGCACACcacagatagagagagggagaggcagagagacaaGCACAAGGCACTGTCCCTCTGTGTGGGGCTTAAAGTAGTGTCTTTTTCTCCCGCGAGCGCTCGACGAAGGCAGAAGGAGCGTCACCGCGTGTCTGTGCGACTACAAGCAGTATGGCTCGTATGGGGGGTATGCGTGGGTGGTGAGATGGCcgaggagagggggatgAGCGCGTCGAAGAAATGGGGATCGGGGGGTATGCCGCTGTAACCGCGCGTATGCAGAGCcgcgtgtatgtgcacaCGCTTCTGTATGTCAAAACGTCGACGCCAACCAACAGGTCCAACTAAATATTGTGCGgcaaggaggaagaggctTGTGAGCGCAAGGAAATccgaaagagagagagaggggcatgTGCGGGCTGACGCCGTATTCAGAATGGCTCGCTCGCGGCAGAGACCTTCGCTGGCAACGCGGGAGGGCGGCGGAGAAGGCTACGCTGTGCTACAGATGTAAGGCGTAGAGACCTTTTCGGTTGCTTTTTCACATGATACGTGCTAGCACGTTTTCTGAACATGAGGGCGTGTTCGAAGAAGAGCGCTTGTGCAAGGCGAAAAGGACAGGTAGGGGggacgcgcgcgtgtgtgtgcgtgtgtgtacatgtgtgtgaCCTGTCGAACaacagagaggaagggagaaagGGACTCCAGCATGGTGATAAAAAAACCGCGCACCAGCCGATGCACGACGCTCACTCATCGCCTCTGCGGAGGATGCGCAACGGCGACAGACTctgacagagagagagaaagagagagcgagcgagaccCTGCGCGGTATGGAAAAGGACCGGAAGACACTCGAAAGAATACAAAAAAAAGtgagaagaagaggagcaCAGGTAGGAGTTGCTTTCTCCCGTGTCCTCAGCGCGCCCACTTCGCTGCCCAGACAAGCGTGCGGCCAACGCCACGCTCGAGCCGCCACCCGCCCGCCGGCCTGCCACACGCCCCCATCGCCTCGTGCAATGCAGCCgtcggcacacacgcggtaCAGCAATGCACCGACTCAGTcagcccagcgccgcctctgcctcaaACTCTACCCAgcacccgccgccgcgcaggtcgccgcgcagccgctcccatcGCGCCACCAGTCGCCACCCCACGTGGTGCAGCCCGTTCGGGGTGGCACTCCGGCCCCgcaccagtgggcagtgcgagggcggGGGGTGGCATACGCGCAAGTCACGCTGGCAcgctgcccatcatgtggaCGGTACGGACGtgtgcgctgtcgcaggtcgctccgacgcaccgccgtccaGGGCCAGACTCTGCCACTACCGGAAGGTggcgcggcatcggcaggggGTAGCGAGAGGATGGGGGGAAGGGCTGTGGGGCTGCCCCACAGAGTGGGCACTGGTCCCTGATGCCGCACCAAGGTGGCCGGCAGCATCAGGCGGAAACGAAAAAGTGGTACGAAAAGAATGAAGAGAGGCACAGAGAGGTGCACACTCAAGTGCAGACACCCGCGCATGCATccgtacgcacacacgagtgCGTGCGGGCATGCTTGCGCTGGTGCAGGCCTCTGCCGTCCCCCCGGAAGCcggaaaagagaagcgacAGCGGGTGAGCAGTGGCAAATCGAAAACAGCGACGACAACACGCTCCCCgagtgcacacacacgcgcgggggggggggggctttcGGGCCTTCCTCTCCGACCCACTCGGCCCCTTCGCGTGCTTCACCCGTTTCACGTAGCGCGACCACGGATTGGGGCTGCAGCGAGAAGAGCGGAAGGCacaaggagggggagggcggagggggacGGCGGAGTTGTCTAGCGGGCGATGGGATCTCCCCACAGCGTGTGCACCGgaggggcgggcgggcggaCCAGACGCGCAAACAGAAAGAAGACGCAAATCGTTCGGTGcgcgacaccgccgacgAGGTCGAGCGCCACACAGG carries:
- a CDS encoding beta-fructosidase-like protein, which codes for MQAASAVATATATSSGIANLKQEASHEERLKVADHTAVKAWSLLNKMWYPDYHMASLAGWMGVPGGLCYHNGFYHVFYQYNPFSENWGPMHWGHMTSEDLVHWQHQPIALAPGELFDHDGCFSGSSVSYNNKLYIFYTGHTWRTESEKGSGNGTMGDGASFYQQQCVAVSSDGVNFEKLGAVVRPPPGYVHFRDPKVWQQDGRWWMVCGARDVTKDLGQLLLFTTEDLLKWDDTNWQVLGMTEDKNVFMWECPDMFRLGQMNVFLYSPQGMRKADYAYRNRFQSGYLLGSWNMSLVTAALSEREAGSPKGTASGSHAIGGPRWLASFDVTQRFREIDRGHDFYAPQTLLTKDGRRLIIGWMDMWESPMPTRGHGWSGCLTLPRELILDPFTGSVRMVPPKELLQLRCAQATILAQRIQESTDVLLVESCTAYELDIAFNMETSTAEKYGLWLGSGAELYVDAQSKRLVLNRHYPQHMLSGYRSCELPIGLLLQLHVFIDRSSIEVFVNNGEATFSSRVFPDEGDRALRVFSVNGTADMVGGTMWKLKATVRH